One Microplitis demolitor isolate Queensland-Clemson2020A chromosome 2, iyMicDemo2.1a, whole genome shotgun sequence DNA segment encodes these proteins:
- the LOC103568505 gene encoding DNA repair protein RAD51 homolog 4, whose translation MARLTPKMFSLLNEDHIYKLHNKKIFTVLDFVSEDLEKLKNITELPVLSIENIRKEIAERFSGIDKDPLILLEQQRQFISTGIKNLDDLLSGGLYACRIYEICGKSSSGKTQLCITLAANIAINSSSDIHYIDTKKDFSATRLQSILEAKKLSDEVIGGAMERVKVTSLKNITELLTVLHNFSSSFKANNDKDKPKLIIIDSLPVIFSMLEENTENFGSLNYLANVCRNLVTECCLSIVTVNLLRVWRDNDDLRELSADDPMDLVPHLGKYWINIPNTRLFIDKQDNETREIKVLQSIDLEVNSSVQVTVDDTGFI comes from the exons ATGGCGAGATTAACTCCAAAgatgttttcattattaaatgaagatcatatttataaattacataataaaaaaatatttacagtaCTTGATTTTGTATCTGaagatttagaaaaattaaaaaatattactgagTTACCTGTTTTA tcTATTGAAAACATAAGAAAAGAAATAGCTGAAAGATTTAGTGGAATTGATAAAGATCCATTGATATTATTAGAACAGCAACGACAATTTATTTCAACTggtataaaaaa TCTCGATGATTTATTGAGCGGTGGCTTATATGCATGtagaatatatgaaatatgTGGAAAATCATCATCAGGAAAAACACAATTATGTATAACATTAGCTGCAAATATTGCTATCAATTCATCATCAGATATCCATTACATTGATactaaaaaagatttttcagCAACAAGATTACAAAGCATTTTggaagcaaaaaaattatctgatgag GTAATTGGCGGTGCAATGGAGCGAGTAAAAGtaacaagtttaaaaaatataactgaaTTATTAACAGTCTTgcataatttttcatcatcattTAAAGCAAACAATGATAAAGATAAACCAAAgttgataataattgattctttgcctgttattttttcaatgttggaagaaaatactgaaaattttggttcattaaattatttagcaaACGTATGCCGTAATTTGGTTACTGAATGTTGTTTATCAATTGTTACTGTTAATTTATTACGAGTATGGCGTGACAACGACGATTTAAGAGAGCTAAGTGCTGATGATCCAATGGACTTAGTACCTCATCTTGGTAAATATTGGATCAATATTCCTAACACacgattatttattgataaacaaGATAATGAAACTAGAGAAATCAAAGTATTACAAAGCATTGATTTAGAAGTTAATTCTAGTGTTCAAGTCACTGTTGATGATACtggatttatttga
- the LOC103568504 gene encoding protein PFC0760c has product MTSLVADYGTSSGSESESEGVKIIPKVENDDDDDDDDDNDEEENDINEDDIDDESNDRDDNSNNKSSYDNNKLPLPTPDFNATPTLKTSVFTNPFVEAEKAKSAILEKHVKMTPTLDDTKMINGRKICWNYRKGRCRFGHNCTFAHDSDLHRSAAELEAIRTPQETVICQTHFNNQKIYHINGDNHDDNNKDNDNDDDEIDQENNQMIKRKKRPGLSQSLIPGKKVLKMYKAQQTKAVGR; this is encoded by the exons atgacTTCCTTAGTAGCCGATTATGGAACATCTTCAGGTTCAGAAAGTGAATCAGAAGGTGTTAAAATTAT TCCAAAGGTGGAGAATGATgacgacgatgatgatgatgatgataatgatgaagAGGAAAATGATATAAATGAGGATGATATTGATGATGAATCAAATGATCGAGATGATAATAGCAACAATAAAAGTTCATATGATAACAATAAGCTTCCATTACCGACTCCAGATTTCAATGCAACTCCCACATTAAAAACTTCCGTATTTACAAATCCATTTGTCGAGGCTGAAAAAGCTAAAAGTGCTATTTTAGAAAAACATGTTAAGATGACACCAACATTAGATGACACAAAGATGATTAATGGACGTAAAATATGTTGGAATTATCGTAAAGGACGATGTCGCTTTGGGCACAATTGTACATTTGCACATGATTCAGATCTACATCGCAGTGCTGCTGAACTTGAAGCAATTCGTACACCTCAGGAGACTGTTATTTGTCAAACACACttcaataatcaaaaaatttatcatattaatGGTGATAAtcatgatgataataataaagataatgataatgatgatgatgaaatcgatcaagaaaataatcaaatgaTTAAACGTAAAAAACGACCTGGACTCAGCCAAAGTCTTATTCCgggtaaaaaagttttgaaaatgtATAAAGCGCAGCAAACTAAAGCTGTTggtagataa
- the LOC103568515 gene encoding TRPL translocation defect protein 14 isoform X4 yields the protein MIQIENTFFSLGESCSRNCLIICDRGAMDASAFIAKDKWDLMLATNGWNNVELRDNRYDQIIHMVSAANGAEDFYSTEDHACRSEGVELARELDYKAAAAWVGHPYFDVIDNSQDFETKICRMIECICQKLCIDTGDRLRASSRKVKFLVKGPLPIDSEFPPFQDFDVVHNYLQSRMPSMQARLRKRGQKGHWSYIHTIRRPKMCGQVVEVKTPLTHRDYLNMLAQRDDAHFTIFKRRRCFLINNQYFQLDIYREPGHPRCRGLMLLETYTALTGDELKNILPNFLAIEKDVTGNPDYSMFNLSLREEWNTTGSKYCHNLHNYALSGMVNGATIQEIKRDTCEAVATSPKKHINRVMGIRVNGNDANGYENGLGYTRNGVNGTNTFNGIDKSIGDLNKLNNIINDKSNKINVNNEYSGCDSLNDKFDINPVDEISTSSASSGIDKCKNKHDNAIKI from the exons ATGATCCAAATTGAGAATACATTTTTCTCATTGGGAGAAAGCTGTAGTAGAAATTGCCTTATTATCTGTGATCGTGGAGCAATGGATGCTTCAGCAT ttaTCGCAAAGGACAAATGGGACCTGATGCTAGCAACGAACGGTTGGAATAATGTTGAGCTTCGTGACAATCGTTATGACCAGATAATACATATGGTATCAGCGGCAAATGGTGCTGaggatttttattcaacagaAGATCATGCCTGTCGTTCAGAAGGTGTAGAATTGGCACGTGAATTAGATTATAAAGCAGCAGCAGCATGGGTTGGCCATCCTTACTTTGACGTTATTGACAATTCACAAGATTTTGAGACTAAAATATGTCGTATGATTGAGTGTATTTGCCAGAAACTTTGTATTGATACTGGTGACAGATTACGCGCTAGTAGTCGCAAAGTTAAGTTTCTTGTTAAAGGACCATTACCAATTGACTCGGAATTTCCACCATTTCAAGACTTTGATGTTGTACATAATTACCTCCAAAGTAGAATGCCTAGTATGCAGGCACGGTTACGAAAACGTGGACAAAAAg gtCACTGGTcgtatatacatacaataaGACGACCAAAAATGTGCGGGCAAGTCGTCGAAGTAAAGACACCACTAACACAtcgtgattatttaaatatgttggCTCAACGTGATGATGCACATTTTACAATCTTCAAGCGTAGAcgatgttttttaataaataatcagtaTTTTCAATTGGACATATACCGAGAACCCGGACATCCAcg atGCCGTGGATTAATGTTGTTGGAAACATACACAGCTTTAACAGgcgatgaattaaaaaatatattgccaAATTTTTTGGCTATCGAAAAAGATGTTACTGGTAATCCTGATTACAGTATGTTCAACTTGAGCTTGCGAGAGGAATGGAATACAACTGGAAGTAAATACTGTCATAATTTACACA ATTACGCTCTTTCAGGCATGGTGAATGGTGCCACGATACAAGAAATAAAACGTGATACCTGTGAGGCAGTTGCAACCTCACCTAAAAAACATATTAACCGAGTGATGGGTATTAGAGTTAACGGTAATGATGCAAACGGTTATGAAAACGGATTAGGCTACACGCGAAACGGTGTCAACGGTACAAATACTTTTAATGGTATTGACAAAAGTATtggtgatttaaataaattaaataatattattaatgataagagtaataaaataaatgttaataatgaGTATTCTGGTTGCGATAGTttgaatgataaatttgatatcaaTCCAGTTGACGAAATTTCAACTTCATCAGCATCTTCTGGTATTGACAAGTGTAAAAATAAGCACGAtaatgcaattaaaatttaa